A single window of Methylacidimicrobium sp. AP8 DNA harbors:
- the cdaA gene encoding diadenylate cyclase CdaA — MKAFGQPLSWAVEILILAVVIYQVWKLLQGTRGVQVLTGLLIVLVVLTLFSAVLHLRVVTELIRLFSPSFFVALIVLFQPELRQVLAEVGRRSVTTSGRQLKAEVIEHIVNAAEICQRERIGALISLEREDLYGPARDTGTILDAKLSADLLVTIFYPRTPLHDGGVVIRDNRLVAAAAVFPLSETERLERPLGLRHRAALGLSEMTDAVVIVVSEETGGISIAFEGKLERHLDRDRLRARLTEILV, encoded by the coding sequence GTGAAGGCTTTCGGGCAGCCCCTCTCCTGGGCGGTGGAGATCCTGATTCTGGCCGTCGTCATCTACCAGGTCTGGAAGCTCCTCCAAGGGACGCGCGGCGTGCAGGTGCTGACCGGCCTTCTCATCGTGCTGGTGGTGCTCACCCTTTTTTCCGCAGTCCTTCATTTGCGGGTAGTCACCGAGCTGATCCGGCTCTTCTCGCCTTCCTTCTTCGTCGCATTGATCGTGCTTTTCCAGCCCGAGCTGCGGCAAGTCCTGGCGGAAGTGGGCCGCCGAAGTGTGACCACCTCCGGCCGGCAATTGAAGGCGGAGGTCATCGAGCACATCGTCAACGCGGCCGAAATCTGCCAGCGGGAGCGGATCGGGGCGCTGATCTCCCTGGAGCGGGAAGATCTCTACGGTCCGGCCCGGGATACAGGCACCATCCTGGACGCCAAGCTGAGCGCCGACCTCCTCGTAACGATCTTTTATCCGCGCACTCCCCTTCACGACGGCGGGGTGGTCATCCGGGACAACCGCCTCGTTGCCGCCGCGGCGGTCTTCCCCTTGAGCGAAACCGAGCGGCTCGAAAGGCCGCTCGGCCTGCGCCACCGGGCGGCCTTGGGCTTGAGCGAGATGACCGATGCCGTGGTCATCGTGGTCTCCGAGGAGACCGGCGGCATCTCGATCGCCTTCGAGGGGAAGCTCGAGCGCCATCTCGATCGGGATCGGTTGCGTGCGCGGTTGACGGAGATTCTGGTTTAG
- the folP gene encoding dihydropteroate synthase, translating into MTSARTIALSSRRPRIMGIINLTPDSFSDGGRLLSARKAADEALRMEQLGVDLVDFGAESTRPGAEPVPEREELRRLLPVLRAVAGRLTIPISVDTYKGGVARAALSEGAEIINDVSGGKWDTGVWEAVRETGAGYVLVHSRGRPKTMRADAVYGDVVREVREELAARLKQCIEAGIPEERIVCDVGFGFAKTGRQNWRLLRALPLFAEMGRPLLVGLSRKSFLRELVGDEGCDAASLAAAVLASSRGAAVWRVHDVDGAVAARKVCVLLEGELS; encoded by the coding sequence GTGACTTCCGCCCGCACGATCGCTCTCTCTTCCCGAAGGCCGCGGATCATGGGGATCATCAACCTGACTCCGGATTCCTTTTCTGACGGCGGGCGGCTGCTTTCGGCGCGGAAGGCGGCCGACGAAGCGCTGCGGATGGAGCAGCTCGGGGTCGATCTGGTCGATTTCGGCGCCGAGTCGACTCGGCCCGGGGCGGAACCGGTGCCCGAAAGGGAGGAGCTGCGCCGGCTCCTTCCGGTTCTGCGTGCGGTGGCCGGGCGGCTCACGATCCCGATCTCCGTCGATACCTACAAGGGCGGGGTGGCGCGCGCCGCACTTTCGGAAGGGGCGGAGATCATTAACGATGTGTCGGGGGGCAAGTGGGATACCGGGGTATGGGAAGCGGTGCGGGAGACGGGGGCGGGCTATGTGCTGGTCCACTCCCGGGGTAGGCCGAAGACCATGCGGGCCGATGCGGTCTACGGCGACGTCGTCCGTGAGGTGCGGGAGGAGCTGGCGGCGCGACTGAAGCAGTGCATCGAGGCCGGCATCCCCGAGGAGCGGATCGTCTGCGACGTCGGCTTCGGCTTTGCCAAGACCGGACGGCAGAACTGGCGGCTGCTTCGAGCCCTGCCGCTTTTTGCCGAGATGGGACGGCCGCTGCTGGTGGGCCTTTCCCGGAAGAGCTTCCTTCGCGAGTTGGTCGGCGACGAAGGCTGCGATGCGGCGAGCCTGGCTGCGGCGGTCCTCGCCTCGAGCCGTGGCGCCGCGGTGTGGCGGGTCCATGACGTGGACGGGGCGGTCGCCGCCCGCAAGGTGTGCGTCCTCCTGGAGGGAGAGCTTTCGTGA